One Corynebacterium aurimucosum genomic window, TGGGGTTGGAGCGCCAGCAACGTGATGATTATTACCTTCGTTTATGTCATCCTTCCCCTCGCCCTTGCGCTGCTCTTTTGCTGGCTCTTTGAAAAGGTTCTGCACCTGACTAGGGCTGAGTACTTTTCTCTCGACTTTAAGTAGGTATCCGGGGAGTACAGTGGGGACCGCTATGAACGAACAGAACACCCCGCCCACCGGCATCCGCCTCGCAGGCGTTCATTTTGAGACGCACGAAGACGCCGTCACCGTGCATTGGCTCCTTGGAGGAATGCCCCACCACCGTGACGTCGTGTTCACCCTGCACACCCTCGATCTGGAGCTCACCGCTCACTTCGAACAAGAGCAGCTCACGTCGATGGAAATCTCTTCCTTCGGCGAGGACACCAGGGACGCCCACCGTCGGGTTGATTACCCCTACGAGTACACCCCGGAAGAGTTGACTGTTACCCTCCCCACCGCTCATTTCAACCTCTCGGAAGAAGTGTTTACCATGGCTCTTTCCGTGGACGGTGCGGCATGCGGTGAATGGACCGGCACTATAATCTAAGCCTTCACTCTCTGCATTCAGCTAAGCCTACACACGCTTTACAAGGCCCTGACCAGCGGCGATACTGGAACATAAGAAGTTCTCTAGACAACTGCGAAAGCACTAGAGAGCCACGCATATTCTGGTATCCAAGGAGCTGGCAATGCCACAACATATCAGCGAACCCCACGGAGCCTCACACAACGCTCGTCTGAACTCTCTTCGCGCAGGTGTACTTGGGGCTAACGACGGCATCGTCTCCGTCGCGGCACTTCTACTTGGCGTCGTTGGTTCTGGGGCGTCGGCAAGCGCCATCCTCACCGCCGGCCTAGCCGCAACGGTGTCGGGCGCTGCCTCCATGGCACTCGGAGAATATGTCTCTGTTTCGGCACAACGCGACTCCGAGCGCATGATGATAGAAAAGGAGACCCGCGAGCTGGCAGATCTCCCCGAGCAAGAGCATGCCGAGCTCGTTTCCATGCTCGCCAGCTACGGCATGCATACCGAAACCGCGGATACTGCCGCCCGCGAGATCGCTGCCGAAGATAGACTTCTCGAGGCACACCTTCGACTGGAGATGGGCATTGATGGCGAAGACCTGACAAATCCTTGGCACGCCGCGTTTTGGTCGGCCGTATCCTTCCTTGCCGGCGCCGCACTCCCCCTGTTATCAATCTTCCTCGCCCCCATGAGCATGGCTGCAGCAACAGTCGCCATTGTTACCCTGATCGCCCTGGCAATCACGGGCTACGTTTCGGCACGCCTCGCTGACACGGATGCCGCGCGCTCCGTCTTCCGCCTGGTTATCGGTGGTGCGCTCGGCTTAGCCATCACCTATGGCATCGGCGTAGCCTTCGGCGGGGTCATCGGCTAGCCCATGCTAGGACACTTTCCTCTGCCCCAGGTCCGGGCCCAAGCCGACAATGCACAAAATCCCACTCACCGCAGTGCGAGCGGTGAGTGGGACTGCTTAACTGCGCTTGGGAAAGCGCAC contains:
- a CDS encoding VIT1/CCC1 transporter family protein, with product MPQHISEPHGASHNARLNSLRAGVLGANDGIVSVAALLLGVVGSGASASAILTAGLAATVSGAASMALGEYVSVSAQRDSERMMIEKETRELADLPEQEHAELVSMLASYGMHTETADTAAREIAAEDRLLEAHLRLEMGIDGEDLTNPWHAAFWSAVSFLAGAALPLLSIFLAPMSMAAATVAIVTLIALAITGYVSARLADTDAARSVFRLVIGGALGLAITYGIGVAFGGVIG